The Rathayibacter caricis DSM 15933 genomic sequence TCGGCCGTGTACCCGTCGGAGGAGGTCAGGCCCTTCGAGGGCACCAGCGTCATCTGGAACTCGAGCCGCTGGCGGGCCGCGTCCACCTCCGCCGGCTGGAGCTTCACGGTGACCGGGTCGGCGCCCGCGATGACCGTCTCGCAGCCCTCGCTCGAGTCCCGGATGCCGCCCGCGTACGTCAGCACGACCGTCGCGTACACGAGGACCGCCGCCAGGACGGCGAGGAGGACCGGCCATCGACGGCGCCGGGGACGGGGACGCGGGCCGGTCATCTGCCGAGCATAGGGGGCTGCCCGACCCGGCCCCCCGACCCTCAGCCCTTGACCGCTCCCGCGCTCAGCCCCTGCACGAGGAACTTCTGCACGTAGGCGAACAGGACGACCACGGGGACCACAGCGATCACCCCGCCGGCGGCGAGAGCGCCGAAGTCGGTCCCGAACTCGCCCAAGAGGTAGCTCAGACCCACGGGGATCGTGAACTGGTCCTGGCTCGAGAGGAACATGATCGCGAAGAGGAAGTTGTTCCACGCGCTGATGAAGGCGAACGACCCGACCGCGACGATGCCCGGCCGCAGCAGCGGCAGGACGATCAGGCAGAACGCCCGGACGCGTCCGCAGCCGTCGACCCAGGCCGCCTCCTCCAGGTCGATCGGCACGTTCCGGATGAAGCCGGACATCAGGACCAGCGAGAGCGGCAGGTGGAACACCGTGTCCGAGATGATCAGGCTCCAGAGCGAGTCCGTCAGCCCGAGGCCGTTGAAGACCTCGAACAGGGGGATGAGCATCATCGCCCCGGGGATGAACTGGGTGCAGAGCATCACCAGCAGGAAGGCCGACTTGCCGCGGAACTGGAACCGCGCCAGACCGTAGCCGCCCAGGAGCCCGATGAGGGTGGAGACGACGAGGCTGGCCACTCCGACCGAGAGGCTGTTGACGAAGTAGATCCCGAAGCCGGAGCCGTTCCACACCGTCACGAAGTTGTCGACGGTCAGCGGCCACGGGAGCAGCGACGTCGATCCGGCCGGGCGGAAGGCGAAGAGCAGCATCCAGTAGAACGGCACGAGCGTGAAGACGAGGGCCACGGCGAGCGGACCGCCGAGCAGGAGCCGCTCGCCGATCCGGCGGCGGCTCGCCTTCCGCTGGTGCGCCCGCTCCTCGACGGGGATCGCGGGGGCGAGGGGGCGTTCGAGTGTCGTGGTCATGACTGGTCCCGTCCGAACTTGCTGACTCTGAGGTAGGCGACGGTGAAGACCGCCAGGATGACGAAGGCGACCACCGTGAGCGCGGATCCGTAGCCGAAGTCGCGGTCGTGGATCGCGGTCTGGGCGACGTAGAGCGGGAGCGTGGTCGTGGAGCTCGCGGGCCCGCCTCCGGTCAGGGTGTAGAGGAGGTCGACGTTGTTGAACTCCCAGATGGCGCGCAGCAGGGTGGCCAGGATCACCGCCTGCCGGATGTGCGGCCAGGTGATCGAGACGAACTTGCGGATCCGGCCGGCGCCGTCGACCTCGGCCGACTCGTAGAGATCGAGGTTGACCGACTGCAGATCGGCCAGGATCAGGATCGCGAAGAAGGGCGCGCCCTTCCACAGCTCCGCGAGCACGACGGCCCAGAAGGTGGTGTCCTCGTTCGCGAGGAGGGACGTGCCGTAGCTCCCGATGCCGAGGTCGGCGAGGTAGCGGCCGACGCCCGTGGACGGGTTGTAGATCAGCAGCCAGATCGTGGTGGTGAGGATGCCGGCGACCGCCCAGGGCGAGAAGACCAGCGCCCGCACGATCGCGCGTCCGCGGAAGCTCTGGTTGATGAGCAGGGCGAGGGCGAGGCCGAACACGAACTGGAGGCCCACCTCGACGACCACCCAGCGCACGGTGAACCAGATGCTGCGCCAGAAGAGCGGGTCCTGCGAGATGGCGACGAAGTTGTCGAGCCCCGCGAAGCCGTTGTAGATCGGCAGCGTCACGTTGTAGTTCTGCAGGCTGTAGTAGAAGACGCTGAGCACCGGGTAGAGGAGGAACACCACGACCAGGGCGACGGCGGGGGAGATGAGCGCGTAGGGGTACCAGGCCGTCGAGCGCCGCCGTCGGGGGGCGGTGGGTCGAGCGGCGGACCGTCGGGGGACGGGCGGGGAGGAGGTCGTCATCGTCGGATCCTTGCGATCGGGGGCGGGCGCGACCGGCGCGCCCGCCCGGAGGGGGCGACTAGTCGGTGGCCGCGTCATAGCGCTGCTGGGCCTCGGTGAGCGCGTCGGCCCAGGTGCCGAGGAAGTCCTCGACGGGGAGCTTGCCCTGGAGCACGAGCTGCCAGTCCGGCTGCATGTCGGAGGCGGTGATGGAGGTGAACTCCGGGAGGTAGAACGGCTGGTCGAGGACCACCGAGTCGGGGGAGGCGCTCGCCGCGGCGGCGGCCGCGATGGCCGGGTTCTCGGCGACCCAGTCCTGCTCGGCGACGGCCGTGTTGCCCGGGATGTAGCCGGAGGCCTGCGCCCAGAACCCGTTGCCCTCCTCGCTCATCGTGAACTCGAGGAACTTCCAGGCCGCCTCCTGGTGCTCGCTGGCCTGGAACATCGCGAAGCCGGTCGTCATGCGCCCGGTCAGGACCTGCGTGCCGTCCTCCGCGGGGAACGGGACGGCGGCGCCGATCGCGTCGGCTCCGACGGCGGCGACGAGGGTCGGGTAGGAGCCGATGCTGTGGCTGAGCATCGCCGTGCTCCCCGCGCCGAACTGGGCCACCATCGTCTTGAAGTCGGCGGTGAGGTCGCTCTCGGCGGTCGTCGCGCGATAGAGGTCGACGTACTTCTGCGCCGCGTCGACCACGGCCGGGTCGTCGAGCGTGGACACGCCGTCCTCGTCGAAGAAGGTCGACACCCCGGCCTGCGGGTAGACCATCTCGACGAACTGCGAGAAGAACCCGGTGCCGCCGCGCAGCGTGTAGCCGAACCGGCCCGAGCCGGCGTCGGTCAGGGTCTGCGCCGCCTCGAAGAAGTCGTCCCAGGTCTCGGGGGTGTCCAGCCCCGCCTCCTCGAACCAGTCCTTCCGGAAGTAGACGGTGTCGGCGAGGCTCGTGGCGGGAGCGAGGTACAGGGCGCCGTCGGGTGACGCAGCCTTCGTCGACGCGACCATGGTCTCGTCGATGCGGTCCGCCCATCCGCCCTCCTCGAAGCGGTCGTCGAGCGGCGCGAGGGCGCCCTGTGCGACCAGGGCGGACAGGTCGGACGCCTTGGGCGTGAGCAGATCCGGCGTCGAGTCGGTCGCGAGGGCGGTGCCGATCTTCTGCATGTACGAGTCGGTCGGCAGGCCGAGGTAGTCGACGGTGATGCCCGGGTTCTCGGCCTCGAACATCGAGATGAGCTTCTCGAGGTTCGCCGTCCGCTCGGGGCGGGTGTCGGTGTCCCAGAGCTCGAGGACGATCGGGTCGTCGGGGGAACCGGTCGCGCCGGTGGAGGCTCCTCCCGCGCAGGCGGTGAGGGCGAGGATCGGGAGCAGCGCGAGGCCCGCGAGAACGCAGGGTCGGGGCCGGGGAGACAGACGCATCATTGCGAATTCCTTTCATCGAGCGACATCGGCGCCGCTGGAACATCATATATTAGACACAATGCGCTACTCTGGCGGAAGACGTCGAAGGGAAATCCATGAACACCGCACCGAAGCAGTCGCCTCAGGCACCGCTCTCCCGCACGGCCTTCGTCGCGCAGGAGCTGCGCCGCGCGATCCTCGCCGGGGAGCTGTCCGCAGGGCAGGCCCTCGTCGAAGCCGATCTGGCCTCGACCTTCGCCATGTCGAAGACACCGGTCAGAGAGGCCCTGAAGACCCTCGCCGGGGCCGGGCTCGTGACGATGAACGAGTACCGCGGCGCCTCCGTCCGCGTCGTCGACGCCGCGCTCGCGCGCCAGGTGTTCGACATGCGCCTGCTCCTCGAGCCCGCGGCGGTCGAGCGGGCGGTCGAGGCGGGCTTCGACACCGCTCCCGCTCGCGCGGCGCTCACCCGCGCCCAGGAGGCGGACGGCGCGGGGGAGCGCAGCCTCGAGAACCGCGACTTCCACCGGCTCCTCTACAGCGCCTGCGGCAATCCGCTGCTCATCGCGACCCTCGACGGTCTGCGCGACCAGACCGCGCTGATCACCGTCACCGCGTGGCGCAACTCCATCTCGTGGCGGCACGAGGCGGGCGAGCACCTCGCGATGCTCGAGGCGGCGGAGCGGGGCGACGCCGACGAGGCGCGCCGGCTCGTCGAGTCGCACGTCGACAGCTTCGCGACGCGTGCCCTCGCCCAGCTGGAGGTGCAGTCGTGAGCGCGCTCGACGCCGGGCTGCTCGCCGCACGGGCGAGCCTCTCGGACGTCGTCGCGATCCCCGTCACGCCGTTCCGCGACGGGGTCCTGGCGCTCGACGTCTACGCCGCACTCCTCGAGCGGCTGCTCGACGCGGGAGTGCGCGTCCTCACCCCCAACGGCAACACCAGCGAGTTCTACGCCCTCCGGCCCGAGGAGCGGCGCGAGCTGCTGGCCGTCACCGGCGAGCTCGCCCGAGGCCGCGCGGCGGTCCTCGCCGGAGTGGGCCTCGATGTCGCGACCGCCGTCGCCGACGCGCGGCTCGCCGCGGAGCACGGGGCGACGATGGCGATGATCCACCAGCCCGTCCATCCCTACGTCTCGCGCGCCGGCTGGATCGGCTACCACGCCGAGATCGCGGCGGCGGTGCCCGGTCTCGGGATCGTCCTCTACGTGAAGAGCACGACCGTGGACGGCGGGATGATCCGCGAGCTCGGCGAGCGGGCCTGCAGCGTCATCGGCGTGAAGTACGCCGTGCCCGATCCGGTGCACTTCGCGAAGGTGCGGCGGGAGGCGGGAGCCGAGCGCTTCACCTGGATCGCCGGTCTCGCCGAGCCGTACGCCCTGTCCTACGCTGCGCACGGGGCGACCGGCTTCACCTCGGGGCTCGTCACCGTGAACCCCCACCTGTCGCTCGACCTGCGCGACGCCCTGCGACGCGGCGACCTGGAGGCCGCTCGCACGATGGTCGACAGCATCGCCGCCTTCGAGGAGCTGCGCGCCGCGAACACCAACGCCGACAACGTCAGCGTCATCAAGGAGGCGCTCGAGCAGCTCGGCCTCGCCTCGGCCGAGGTGCGCGCCCCCAGCTCGCCCCTGACTCCGGCCGGCCGGGAGGCCGTGAGCGGGATCCTCGCCGAGTGGGCGCTCGAGCGCTCGCTCCTCGCCCCCGGCGCGCGCGCCCTCGCCACGACCTGACCCGATCCTCGACCCGGAAGGAGCAGCGTTGCTTCCCCACGACCTCGCCGTCCGCTCGACGGAGCCGGCCACCGCCGCCTCCGAGCGCAGGACCCGCTACCGCTGGACCATCGTCGGATTCTCGGCGCTCGGACTCACCATCGCCTACCTCGACCGGGCCGCTCTCAGCGTCGCCCTCCCGTTCATGGCCGAGGAGTTCGCCATCGGCCCGGCGGTCCAGGGCCTGCTCCTCTCGTCGTTCTTCTGGACGTACGCGCTGTTCCAGCTGCCGTCGGGGTGGCTGCTCGACCGCTTCGGACCCCGGGTGATCTACCCGCTCGCGGTCGGCTGGTGGTCGGTCTGGACCACCCTGACCGCCTTCGCGACCGGTGTCGGGTCGGTGATCGTGTTCCGCCTCGGGCTGGGCATCGGCGAGGCGCCCGTGCAGCCGGCGAACATCACGATCGTGTCGAAGTGGTTCCCGCGGCGCGAGCGGGCCTTCGCGTCGAGCCTGTTCGACATGGGCCAGCAGATCGGCACGGCGCTCTCGGTGCCCCTGGTCACCGCCCTCGCGCTGCTCGGCGGCTGGCGGCTCGCCTTCGTGGTCATCGGAGTCGCGGGACTGCTCTGGATCGTCGGCTGGCTGACCGTGTACCGGGCCCCCGAGAAGCACCCGCGCGTGAACGCGGCGGAGCTCGCGCACATCGTCTCCGATCGCGGGGAGGCGTCGACCGGCGACGGAGCGGGCCGACCGTGGCGGGCGCTGCTGCGCGACAACCAGGTCTGGGCGCTGACCCTCGGCTACGTCTTCCGCTCGCTGGCCGGTGCGTTCTTCCTCACCTGGTACCCCAGCTACCTCCTGAACGACCGCGGTCTGACGAAGGAGGAGTTCGGCCTGGTGGGAGCGCTGCCCGCGCTGATCGCCATCGCCGCAGGCATCGCGGGCGGCGTCGTGTCCGACCGGATGCTCGCCGCCGGACTGTCGACGAACGTCGCCCGCAAGGTACCGATCCTCGCGGGGCTCGTGCTGAGCGCCTGCATCGGATTCAGCCCGTTCCTCGAGAGCAACGTGCTCGTGATGGTGGTGCTCACCGCGTCCAGCGCCGCGCACTCGTTCGCGGGTGCGGCGATCCTCAGCCTGCCCGCCGAGGTGGCCGCATCGCCCGACACCGTCGGCTCCGTCGCCGGCTTCCAGAACTTCGGATCCCAGCTCGGCAATCTCATCAGCCCGATCGCGATCGGAGTCGCCCTGGCGGCGACGGGCGGCTCCTACGTCGGGCCGCTCGTGTTCGCGGCGGCGAGCTGCCTCGTGAGCGCGGCGATCTACGGGTTCTGGGTGCGCATCCGGCCGCTCGTCCCGAACCCCGCCCCCACCACCGACGGAAGGATCCCGCGATGACCCGCATCGACCGCATCCGCACGTATCTGCAGCGGGTGGGGGACCGGCCGCGCGTCCTCGTCAGGATCACCACCGACGACGGGCTGGACGGGTGGTCGGAGGTCTACAACCACGGCCCCGACCTCGCGTTCCCGCCGATGATCGAGTACTTCGCGCACCAGTTGCGCGGCTGGGACGCCAACCGGACCTCGGCCGTGAACCAGTTCCTCCTCCAGTCCTCCCGCTTCCCGCCGGGAGCGATGGGACTCGCCGCCATCGCCGCCATCGACCACGCGCTGTGGGACATCGCGGGGAAGGCTGCCGGTCTCCCCGTCTACAAGCTGCTGGGAGGAGCGGTGCGCGACCGGGTCCGCGTCTACGCGGGGCTGTACTCCGCCCCGGACCCCGCCGAGCTCCTCGACCGCACGCAGCGCCTCCATGCCGAGAACGGCTTCACCGCCTTCAAGCTCAGTCCCTACCGCGTCGACCTGCACTCGACGCGGTTCGGGCTGGTCGCAGCCGAACTGGGCCGCTACTTCGGCGAGGTCAGGGAGAGCCATCCGGACCACTGGGAGTTCGCCTTCGACGCCCACGCCTGCCTGTGGGAGCCGCGGCAGGCGGTGGAGCTGGGAGCCGCGCTGGCGCCGAACGAGCCGCTCTTCCTCGAGGAGCCGATCCGTCCCGAGCACCTGCCGGCCTGGAGCCGGCTGCGCTCCGAGATCGCCGTGCCGCTCGCCACGGGCGAGTCGCTCTACACGCCGCACGAGTTCCTGGGTCTGCTCACCGCTCAGGGCGCCGACATCGTGCAGCCGGACATCTGCGTGGTGGGAGGGCTGACCCAGATGATCCGGATCGCCCACCTCGCCGAGGCGCACTACGTGCCCGTCGCGCCGCACAACCCGCTCGGCCCGCTCGCCACCGCCGCGAACCTCCACTTCGCGGCGGCGACCGTGAACTTCTCGATCCTGGAGTTCAAGCCCGACCCCGTGTCGTGGTGCCGGGAACCGTACGAGCCGGTCGACGGCCACCTCGAGCTCCGGCCGGACCGGCCCGGCTGGGGGATCGAGATCGACGAGGACGCCCTGCGCACGGACGACTGGATCCGCTGGGACCGCCGAGTACCCGTCAAGCCCGACGGCTCGACGGCGTGGATGTGAGGAGAACCATGAGCACTGCACCGACCACGATCGACGACCGCACGCGACTGCGGCCCGGCGACGACGACAGCGCAGCGGTCGCCCGGGCGGTCGCCACGGCCGTCGCGGCGAGCGAGCGGCTCGCTCGGATGCCGCGCGCGGACCGGGCGCGGCTCCTGGAGCGGATCGCCGACGGCCTCGAGGAGCGGCGCCCCGACATCGTGCGCACCGCCGATGAGGAGACCGCCCTGGGGGCGGGACGCCTGAACGGCGAGCTGACCCGCACCGTCTACCAGCTCCGCTTCTTCGCGGACGTCGTGCGGGACGGAGCGCACCTCGAGGCGATCATCGACCACGAGGGCGACACCCCGATGGGTCCCCGACCCGACCTGCGGAGGATGCTCGTCCCCCTCGGTCCGGTGGCGGTCTACGCGGCGAGCAACTTCCCGCTCGCGTTCTCGGTCGCCGGAGGGGACACCGCCGCGGCGCTCGCGGCGGGCTGCGCGGTCGTCGTGAAGGCGCATCCCGCTCACCGCCGCACGAGCGAGCTCGTGCACTCGGTCCTCACGGCGACGGCGGAGGACGCCGTCGGACTCGTCCACGGATTCGAGGCGGGTCTCGACCTCGTCCGGGCGCCGGAGATCCGCGCCGCGAGCTTCACGGGCTCTCTCGCCGGCGGTCGCGCGCTCGCCGATCTCGCCGCGGCGCGACCGGCTCCGATCCCGTTCTACGGAGAGCTCGGCAGCGTGAATCCGATGCTCGTGACGCCCGCGGCGGCGCAGGCCCGGGCGGAATCGATCGGGGAGGGGCTCGCCGCCTCCGTCGCCCTCGGTGGGGGCCAGTTCTGCACGAAGCCCGGGGTCGTGCTGGTCCCGGCCGGTCCGGCGGGCGATGCGCTCGTCGACCGGCTCCGGGACTCGCTCGCCGCCGTCGAGCCGCACCCCGCGCTGACGCCGGGGATGGCGGCGTCGTACGCGGAGGGCGTTCGCGAGCGAGCGTCCGAGCGAGGCGCGGAGCTGCTCCTGCGCACACCCGCGCCGGAGGGGTCGACCGGCCCCGCCCTGCTCGAGGTCCCGGGCGGCGACCTCCCGCCCCTGCTGCGCGAGGAGTGCTTCGGTCCGGTGGCCGTCGTCTCGCGCTACCGCGACGACGCGCACGCCGCGGCGATCGCGCGCACCCTGCCCGGAACGCTGACGGCGTCGCTGTTCGTCGCGGACGGCGACGACGGCGTCCCGCTCGCCCGCGCCGCGCTCTCGGCGAGTGCCGGCCGGATCCTCTACAACGGCTTCCCGACCGGGGTCGCCGTGGCCTGGGCGCAGAACCACGGGGGCCCCTGGCCCTCGACCGACTCCACGCACACGTCCGTCGGAGCGACCTCGGTGCGCCGCTTCCTCCGGCCGGTCGCCTGGCAGAACGCCCCGACCAGCGAGCTGCCGGTGGAGCTGCGCGACGGCGAGTCGGACATCCCGCGCCGCGTCGACGGCGTCCTGGTGCTGGGGACGAGGGCGGCGGTTCCTGCGAGCCGGACGTGATCCTGCGGCCGGAGGCGCCTCCCGCCGCCCCGGCGCGGCACGATGGAGGGATGTCACGCGTCTCCGCCCTGTCCGTCGCCCGCACCGGGGCCAAGCTGCTGCTCGGCTCCGCCCTCGTCTTCGCCGGGGTGAGCCACCTCACCCGCGCGCGCGAGGAGTTCCAGGCGCAGGTGCCGGAGTGGGTGCCGCTGGACAAGGACACGGTCGTGCTGGCGTCGGGAGTCGTCGAGATCGGCCTGGGAGCGGCACTCGTCCTCTCTCGCCGCACCGCGCCGCTCGTGGGGAACGCGGCCGCCGCCTTCTTCACTGCGATCTTCCCGGGCAACGTCTCGCAGTACCTCACGAAGACCAGCGCGTTCGGCCTCGACACCGACCGCAAGCGCGCGGTGCGGCTGCTCTTCCAGCCGGTGCTGGTGGCCTGGGCGCTGTGGTCGACGCGGCGTCCGTGACGTCGGCCGGAGGGACTCGGCTCAGGTCCTGCCGCGCCCGAGCGCGGCCAGCAGGTTCTCGAGACCGAACTCCCACGCGTCGTCCACATCGCCGCCGAGGGTGAACGCGCCGTTGATCTCCATGCTGATGAAGCCCGTCGCCCAGGCCGTGAGGGTCCGGGCGGCCTCGAGCGCGTGCTCGGCGCCGGCGAGCTCCTCGGCCGCCCGGAGGAGGGAGGCGCTCGCCGCGACCCGGTACTCCTGCGCCGCCACGGGCGTCCCGGCCGCCGGGGTCATCACGAGCTGGAACGCGGCGGGCCGCTCGTGGCCGGAGCGGCGGAGCTCGGCCGCGATGCGCGCGGGGTCGTCCTCGGCGCCGAGCCGCTGGGCGTAGTCGCGCAGGGTCGCCTCGGCCACCGAGCGGATCAGCGCCTCGCGGCTCTCGACGCGCTTGTAGAGGGAGGGGGCGCGCACGCCCACCCGCTGGGCGACGGCCTGCATGGTGACGCCAGCGAGTCCCTCCTCCTCGAGCAGCGCGGCGGCGGCGGCGACGATCGCGTCGTGGGTGGTGCGGTCCGGAGTGGGCATGCCCTCCAGCATAGCTATTGACAGTAGCCATGATGGCTAAGTAGCGTAGCCATCATGGAACTCACCCCCTCGCTCCACCGCCTCGGCTCCGACGTCGTCGCCTCCTACCTGGTCGCGACCCCCGAGGGCGTCACCCTGATCGACGCCGGGCTCCCCGGCCACTGGTCCGATCTGCTCGCCGCGCTCGCGGCGCTCGGCCGTCCGATCGAGGACGTGAAGGGCGTCGTCCTCACCCACGGCGACTCCGACCACATCGGCTTCGCCGAGCGCCTGCGCCGCGAGCACGGGGTGCCCGTCTTCGTGCACGCCGCCGACGCCGAGCGGGCGAAGGGCGGGAAGAAGCCCGCGAACGGGAAGCAGTCGATGCGGCTCGGCGCCATGGCGGGGTTCCTCGCCTACTTCGCGCGCAAGGGCGGACTCCGCGTCCCTCCGCTGACCGAGGTGGTCGAGGTCGCCGACGGCGACGTGCTCGAGCTGCCCGGGTCGCCGCGCATCATCGGCCTGCCCGGCCACTCCGCGGGCAGCGTCGCCGTGCACGTGCCGGCGGTCGACGCCGTCTTCGTGGGCGACGGCCTGACGACGCGGCACGTGCTCACCGGCCGCTCGGGCCCGCAGCCCGCCCCGTTCACCGACGATCCGGAGCAGGCGCTCGCGTCGCTCCGCCTCCTCCTGCCGACCGGGGCCGCGTGGGTGCTGCCCGGGCACGGGGCTCCGTGGCGAGACGGGGTCGCGGCGGCGGTCGAGGCCGCCGAGGCGGCCGCTCGGAGCTGACGCCTGAGGACACCACTCGGAGCCGACCCCGGAGTCAGGACGCCGGCACGAGCTCCCAGCGCGCCGTGAGGACCCGCAGGCCCTCGTCGAAGACGGCCGACCAGGCGGTCGCGTCGTGCGCACTGTCGGGCACCTCGAGGTACGAGGTCCGCATGCCGGCGGCCGTGGCGGCGGCGTGCAGCGTCTGCACCCCGGCGCGGAACGCGGTGTCGTCGGCACCCACTCCGAACACCGCGACCGTGTCGGAGTAGGGGGCGTGCGCGGCGAGGATGCTCGCAGGCTTCGCCGCCTCGTAGGCGCTCGCGCTGCCTCCGAAGCCCTCGCGGATCGTCGTCGCCTCGTCGCCCAGGCTCGGTGCCAGCTCGCCCGAGGCGTCGATGATGCCGCCGAAGAGCTCGGGATGCGCGGCGCCGAGCTGGATCGCGCAGGTGCCGCCCTGCGACAGCCCGCCGATCGCCCAGTCGGCCGGATCCGGCAGGACGGGCAGGTGCGCGCGGATCCAGGCCGGGACGTCGACCGTGAGGTAGGTCGCGGAGTTCCCCAGCGGCGAGTCGACGCACATCGGGTTCGCGGTCGGGTCGCCGAGCTGATCGGGCGAGACGACGATGGGCGCCAGACCCGCGTGGTCCGCCGCGTAGGCGTCGAGGGCCTGCTGCAGCTTCTCGGTCGACAGAGGGTCGGAGGGGGAGCCCGGCTGACCGGACAGCATCACCATCACGGGCAGCAGCGGCGGGTCCGCCGTGAGGGCGGCCGGCGGGAGGTAGACCACGGCGTCACGGGCGCGGAAGCCCGAGACGGTGGCCGGGATCGGGATCGACTGCACCGTGCCGACGGCCGGCATGCCGGCGGGCGCGGTCCAGTCGGAGAACGGGGTGCGGCTGCCGTCGGCGACGGCGGGGAGCGCCCCGACCACGGGGTAGGCGCTGAGTCCGAGGGCGCTGCGCAGCGTCGGGTACTGGCCGAAGTCGAGGTTGACGGTCATCGCGGCGGTGGCGACGACGAGCACGGCGACCCCGACGGACGCGAGGGCGCGTCGCACGCGCCGGTGCCGGAGGGCGTGCACCAGGACGACGAGCGCGACGCCGAGGCCGCCGAGCGCGAGTCCCGTCCAGAGCCGCGTGACGGGTGTCAGGTCGACGCCGAGGGGGCCGTCCGCGCCGTCGAGCAGGGCGGCGAGCGAGGCCCCGCCCACGACGCCGACGAGGAGCACGGCCGCGATGACCGCCGCGCGCCGGACGCGTCCCTCCGGGCGCGAGCGGGCGTACGCGACGACGAGCGCGGCGAAGGCGAGGGCCGCGACCGCGTAGACGGTCACGACGAGGGGCCCGGAGGAGAGGCTCAGCCCGAGGAGTGCGTTCATGCGTCGATCCGGTCGTCCGGCCGTCGGGAGAGACGGCAGGCGACAGTGTCGACTCCTGTTCTGGACGCTCGCTGGATGCCTCCTGGACGGCTGGGAAGCCTGCCGTCCTCCCCAGGCGTCGATACTCCGGACGCTCCCCGGCGCCCGCGCAAGCCCGCGCGCCGCCGCGTTGACCCGCCTACCGTGGAACGCGCAGGACACGCAGACCGCGCCCTCACGAAGGAGCCCGAACCATGATGCAGATCCCCCTCCCCGTCGTTCCC encodes the following:
- a CDS encoding carbohydrate ABC transporter permease — translated: MTTTLERPLAPAIPVEERAHQRKASRRRIGERLLLGGPLAVALVFTLVPFYWMLLFAFRPAGSTSLLPWPLTVDNFVTVWNGSGFGIYFVNSLSVGVASLVVSTLIGLLGGYGLARFQFRGKSAFLLVMLCTQFIPGAMMLIPLFEVFNGLGLTDSLWSLIISDTVFHLPLSLVLMSGFIRNVPIDLEEAAWVDGCGRVRAFCLIVLPLLRPGIVAVGSFAFISAWNNFLFAIMFLSSQDQFTIPVGLSYLLGEFGTDFGALAAGGVIAVVPVVVLFAYVQKFLVQGLSAGAVKG
- a CDS encoding carbohydrate ABC transporter permease, translated to MTTSSPPVPRRSAARPTAPRRRRSTAWYPYALISPAVALVVVFLLYPVLSVFYYSLQNYNVTLPIYNGFAGLDNFVAISQDPLFWRSIWFTVRWVVVEVGLQFVFGLALALLINQSFRGRAIVRALVFSPWAVAGILTTTIWLLIYNPSTGVGRYLADLGIGSYGTSLLANEDTTFWAVVLAELWKGAPFFAILILADLQSVNLDLYESAEVDGAGRIRKFVSITWPHIRQAVILATLLRAIWEFNNVDLLYTLTGGGPASSTTTLPLYVAQTAIHDRDFGYGSALTVVAFVILAVFTVAYLRVSKFGRDQS
- a CDS encoding ABC transporter substrate-binding protein; protein product: MMRLSPRPRPCVLAGLALLPILALTACAGGASTGATGSPDDPIVLELWDTDTRPERTANLEKLISMFEAENPGITVDYLGLPTDSYMQKIGTALATDSTPDLLTPKASDLSALVAQGALAPLDDRFEEGGWADRIDETMVASTKAASPDGALYLAPATSLADTVYFRKDWFEEAGLDTPETWDDFFEAAQTLTDAGSGRFGYTLRGGTGFFSQFVEMVYPQAGVSTFFDEDGVSTLDDPAVVDAAQKYVDLYRATTAESDLTADFKTMVAQFGAGSTAMLSHSIGSYPTLVAAVGADAIGAAVPFPAEDGTQVLTGRMTTGFAMFQASEHQEAAWKFLEFTMSEEGNGFWAQASGYIPGNTAVAEQDWVAENPAIAAAAAASASPDSVVLDQPFYLPEFTSITASDMQPDWQLVLQGKLPVEDFLGTWADALTEAQQRYDAATD
- a CDS encoding GntR family transcriptional regulator; its protein translation is MNTAPKQSPQAPLSRTAFVAQELRRAILAGELSAGQALVEADLASTFAMSKTPVREALKTLAGAGLVTMNEYRGASVRVVDAALARQVFDMRLLLEPAAVERAVEAGFDTAPARAALTRAQEADGAGERSLENRDFHRLLYSACGNPLLIATLDGLRDQTALITVTAWRNSISWRHEAGEHLAMLEAAERGDADEARRLVESHVDSFATRALAQLEVQS
- a CDS encoding dihydrodipicolinate synthase family protein, translated to MSALDAGLLAARASLSDVVAIPVTPFRDGVLALDVYAALLERLLDAGVRVLTPNGNTSEFYALRPEERRELLAVTGELARGRAAVLAGVGLDVATAVADARLAAEHGATMAMIHQPVHPYVSRAGWIGYHAEIAAAVPGLGIVLYVKSTTVDGGMIRELGERACSVIGVKYAVPDPVHFAKVRREAGAERFTWIAGLAEPYALSYAAHGATGFTSGLVTVNPHLSLDLRDALRRGDLEAARTMVDSIAAFEELRAANTNADNVSVIKEALEQLGLASAEVRAPSSPLTPAGREAVSGILAEWALERSLLAPGARALATT
- a CDS encoding MFS transporter, with the protein product MLPHDLAVRSTEPATAASERRTRYRWTIVGFSALGLTIAYLDRAALSVALPFMAEEFAIGPAVQGLLLSSFFWTYALFQLPSGWLLDRFGPRVIYPLAVGWWSVWTTLTAFATGVGSVIVFRLGLGIGEAPVQPANITIVSKWFPRRERAFASSLFDMGQQIGTALSVPLVTALALLGGWRLAFVVIGVAGLLWIVGWLTVYRAPEKHPRVNAAELAHIVSDRGEASTGDGAGRPWRALLRDNQVWALTLGYVFRSLAGAFFLTWYPSYLLNDRGLTKEEFGLVGALPALIAIAAGIAGGVVSDRMLAAGLSTNVARKVPILAGLVLSACIGFSPFLESNVLVMVVLTASSAAHSFAGAAILSLPAEVAASPDTVGSVAGFQNFGSQLGNLISPIAIGVALAATGGSYVGPLVFAAASCLVSAAIYGFWVRIRPLVPNPAPTTDGRIPR
- a CDS encoding mandelate racemase/muconate lactonizing enzyme family protein — translated: MTRIDRIRTYLQRVGDRPRVLVRITTDDGLDGWSEVYNHGPDLAFPPMIEYFAHQLRGWDANRTSAVNQFLLQSSRFPPGAMGLAAIAAIDHALWDIAGKAAGLPVYKLLGGAVRDRVRVYAGLYSAPDPAELLDRTQRLHAENGFTAFKLSPYRVDLHSTRFGLVAAELGRYFGEVRESHPDHWEFAFDAHACLWEPRQAVELGAALAPNEPLFLEEPIRPEHLPAWSRLRSEIAVPLATGESLYTPHEFLGLLTAQGADIVQPDICVVGGLTQMIRIAHLAEAHYVPVAPHNPLGPLATAANLHFAAATVNFSILEFKPDPVSWCREPYEPVDGHLELRPDRPGWGIEIDEDALRTDDWIRWDRRVPVKPDGSTAWM